From a single Mangifera indica cultivar Alphonso chromosome 19, CATAS_Mindica_2.1, whole genome shotgun sequence genomic region:
- the LOC123203509 gene encoding TPR and ankyrin repeat-containing protein 1-like isoform X2 has protein sequence MKEQNLLDSTSPRSFPSFNEAKHNILCAELKQLYVAITRTSQRLWIWEDNEDVSKPMFDYWKRKFLVQLKQLDDSFVHAMQVVSTPEEWKLKGLELFHECNYEMATFCFERAKDFYWEERCKATALKADADRIRSLNPVEANIKLRQAAIKFEAISNADSAAKCFYESGEYERAEALIENADDEKSILLNAPAVENRSTKGKATEAGSEEKLDKDSKEALQVHLASGSQWPENSEKTESKVKGKKKPKRKNKRNEFWQQKDTQMMMKFNHDSTLYNKKFNELSPGGR, from the exons atgaAGGAACAAAATTTGCTTGATTCCACATCACCTAGGTCTTTCCCAAGCTTCAATGAAGCTAAACACAACATCTTGTGTGCTGAACTGAAGCAACTGTATGTCGCCATCACTCGTACAAGTCAAAGGTTATGGATCTGGGAGGATAATGAGGATGTCTCAAAACCTATGTTTGACTATTGGAAGAGGAAATTTCTTGTTCAACTCAAACAGTTGGATGATTCATTTGTACATGCAATGCAAGTTGTGAGCACCCCAGAGGAGTGGAAATTGAAGGGACTCGag CTATTTCATGAATGTAATTATGAAATGGCAACTTTTTGCTTCGAAAGAGCTAAAGATTTTTACTGGGAGGAAAGGTGTAAAGCTACTGCCCTTAAAGCTGATGCTGACCGCATCCGCAGTTTAAACCCTGTGGAGGCTAATATCAAACTAAGGCAAGCTGCTATAAAATTTGAAGCTATAAGCAATGCTGATTCAGCCGCCAAATGTTTTTATGAGTCGGGGGAGTATGAAAGAGCTG AGGCTTTGATAGAAAATGCAGATGATGAAAAGAGCATTTTGTTGAATGCCCCAGCAGTTGAg AATAGGAGTACTAAAGGCAAGGCAACAGAGGCGGGATCAGAAGAGAAATTGGATAAGGACAGTAAGGAGGCATTGCAAGTTCATCTAGCTTCTGGTTCCCAGTGGCCAGAAAATTCTGAGAAGACTGAAAGCAAGgtgaagggaaagaaaaagccTAAGAGAAAGAACAAGCGAAATG AATTCTGGCAACAGAAAGATACgcaaatgatgatgaaattcaaTCATGACAGCactctttataataaaaaattcaatgaattGAGCCCAGGAGGGCGATGA
- the LOC123203509 gene encoding TPR and ankyrin repeat-containing protein 1-like isoform X1 yields the protein MKEQNLLDSTSPRSFPSFNEAKHNILCAELKQLYVAITRTSQRLWIWEDNEDVSKPMFDYWKRKFLVQLKQLDDSFVHAMQVVSTPEEWKLKGLELFHECNYEMATFCFERAKDFYWEERCKATALKADADRIRSLNPVEANIKLRQAAIKFEAISNADSAAKCFYESGEYERAEALIENADDEKSILLNAPAVEQNRSTKGKATEAGSEEKLDKDSKEALQVHLASGSQWPENSEKTESKVKGKKKPKRKNKRNEFWQQKDTQMMMKFNHDSTLYNKKFNELSPGGR from the exons atgaAGGAACAAAATTTGCTTGATTCCACATCACCTAGGTCTTTCCCAAGCTTCAATGAAGCTAAACACAACATCTTGTGTGCTGAACTGAAGCAACTGTATGTCGCCATCACTCGTACAAGTCAAAGGTTATGGATCTGGGAGGATAATGAGGATGTCTCAAAACCTATGTTTGACTATTGGAAGAGGAAATTTCTTGTTCAACTCAAACAGTTGGATGATTCATTTGTACATGCAATGCAAGTTGTGAGCACCCCAGAGGAGTGGAAATTGAAGGGACTCGag CTATTTCATGAATGTAATTATGAAATGGCAACTTTTTGCTTCGAAAGAGCTAAAGATTTTTACTGGGAGGAAAGGTGTAAAGCTACTGCCCTTAAAGCTGATGCTGACCGCATCCGCAGTTTAAACCCTGTGGAGGCTAATATCAAACTAAGGCAAGCTGCTATAAAATTTGAAGCTATAAGCAATGCTGATTCAGCCGCCAAATGTTTTTATGAGTCGGGGGAGTATGAAAGAGCTG AGGCTTTGATAGAAAATGCAGATGATGAAAAGAGCATTTTGTTGAATGCCCCAGCAGTTGAg CAGAATAGGAGTACTAAAGGCAAGGCAACAGAGGCGGGATCAGAAGAGAAATTGGATAAGGACAGTAAGGAGGCATTGCAAGTTCATCTAGCTTCTGGTTCCCAGTGGCCAGAAAATTCTGAGAAGACTGAAAGCAAGgtgaagggaaagaaaaagccTAAGAGAAAGAACAAGCGAAATG AATTCTGGCAACAGAAAGATACgcaaatgatgatgaaattcaaTCATGACAGCactctttataataaaaaattcaatgaattGAGCCCAGGAGGGCGATGA
- the LOC123202860 gene encoding protein S-acyltransferase 8-like, protein MADCFISLWFVGGLTGFRLSLIGTNQDSSLGLLSLCRQDAIANNSLNMKQISCASILQNDLLDRMFYRMIWLLKISQRRNIEEIEGGIRSRGNNGPPHNAAEVENVMSSDIRAPTIRADTRHSSWGRSGGSWEISPNVLGNSTVTESRGYNAPKEARQ, encoded by the exons ATGGCAGATTGTTTCATTTCCCTGTGGTTTGTTGGTGGACTCACAGGCTTCCGTTTGTCTCTCATCGGCACAAATCAG GATTCAAGTCTTGGTCTACTAAGTTTGTGCAGACAAGATGCTATTGCTAATAATTCATTGAATATGAAACAGATATCCTGTGCTTCCATTTTGCAGAATGATCTTTTAGATAGGATGTTTTACCGAATGATCTGG CTACTGAAGATTTCCCAGCGTCGTAATATTGAAGAAATAGAAGGGGGCATCCGTAGTAGAGGTAACAATGGTCCTCCCCATAATGCCGCAGAGGTTGAAAATGTTATGAGTTCAGATATCCGTGCTCCCACCATTCGAGCAGATACTCGGCACTCAAGTTGGGGAAGAAGTGGTGGAAGCTGGGAAATTTCACCAAATGTTCTTGGCAACTCCACTGTCACTGAAAGTAGAGGCTACAATGCTCCAAAGGAAGCACGCCAATGA